In one window of Henckelia pumila isolate YLH828 chromosome 1, ASM3356847v2, whole genome shotgun sequence DNA:
- the LOC140875437 gene encoding ubiquitin C-terminal hydrolase 12-like isoform X1 codes for MTMMTPQPLDQQEDEEMLVPHSDLVDGPQPLVEGPQPMEVAAAESNGTVENQAIDEPQASHFTWTIENFSRLNMKKLYSDAFTVGGYKWRVLIFPKGNNVEYLSMYLDVADSATLPYGWNRYAQFSLAVVNQMHNKYTVKKDTQHQFNQRESDWGFTSFMPLSELYDPNKGYLVNDTCVVEADVAVRKVVDYWAYDSKKETGYVGLKNQGATCYMNSLLQTLYHIPYFRKAVYHMPTTENDNPSGSIPLALQSLFYKLQYNDTSVATKELTKSFGWDTYDSFMQHDVQELNRVLCEKLEDKMKGTVVEGTIQKLFEGHHMNYIECINVDFKSTRKESFYDLQLDVKGCKDVYASFDKYVEVERLEGDNKYQAEEHGLQDAKKGVLFIDFPPVLQLQLKRFEYDFMRDTMVKINDRYEFPLELDLDRENGKYLSPEADRSVRNLYMLHSVLVHSGGVHGGHYYAFIRPTLTDQWYKFDDERVTKEDVKKALEEQYGGEEELPQTNPGYNNTPFKFTKYSNAYMLVYIRVSDKDKIICDVDEKDIAEHLRIRLRKEQEEKEDKRRYKAQAHLYTIIKVARDEDLKEQIGKDIYFDLVDHDKVRNFRIQKQMPFNLFKEEVAKEFGIPVQFQRFWIWAKRQNHTYRPNRPLTPHEEAQTVGALREVSNKAHNAELKLFLEVERGQDFHPVLPPEKIKDDILLFFKLYDPEKEELRYAGRFFVKSSSKPVEILTKLNELAGFSPDEEIELYEVCLILCHAVHSNCPWLFSMYGSLFVYAIFFDILQEIKFEPNVMCERLDKRASFRFSQIEDGDIICFQKQPPSESEEQLRFPDVPSFLEYVKNRQIVHFRTLERPKEDEFCLELAKNHTYDDVVERVAQRLGLDDASKIRLTTHNCYSQQPKPNPVKYRSVDHLLDMLVHYNQISDILYYEVLDIPLPELQCLKTLKVAYHHATKDEAIILNIRLPKQSTVGDVLNEIKTKVELSHPNAELRLLEVFYHKIYKSFPINEKIENINDQYWTLRAEEIPEEEKNIGPNDRLIHVYHFTKENAQNQVQVQNFGEPFFLVIHEGETLADIKLRIQKKLQVPDDEFSKWKFAFLSLGRPEYLDDADIVSSRFQRRDVYGAWEQYLGLEHSDTTPKRAYSANQNRHMFEKPVKIYN; via the exons ATGACGATGATGACACCTCAGCCGTTGGAT CAACAAGAAGATGAAGAGATGCTAGTGCCGCACTCAGATTTAGTTGATGGTCCGCAGCCTTTGGTGGAAGGTCCGCAGCCTATGGAAG TGGCCGCAGCGGAGAGTAATGGTACTGTAGAAAACCAGGCCATCGATGAGCCACAGGCATCACACTTCACGTGGACGATCGAGAACTTTTCCCGATTGAATATGAAGAAGCTTTATTCTGATGCCTTCACTGTTGGAGGTTATAAATG GCGGGTGCTTATATTTCCTAAAGGAAATAATGTGGAGTACTTGTCGATGTATTTAGATGTGGCTGATTCAGCAACCTTGCCTTATGGGTGGAATAGATATGCACAGTTTAGTTTGGCGGTAGTTAATCAGATGCATAACAAGTATACCGTCAAAAAGG ACACACAACACCAATTCAATCAAAGGGAGAGTGATTGGGGTTTCACATCTTTCATGCCTCTTAGCGAGCTTTACGATCCTAATAAAGGGTACCTCGTGAATGATACTTGTGTTGTTGAAGCTGATGTGGCTGTACGTAAGGTTGTTGATTACTGGGCATATGACTCAAAGAAGGAGACAGGCTACGTCGGACTTAAGAACCAGGGAGCTACTTGTTACATGAACTCGTTGCTCCAAACCTTGTACCATATCCCTTACTTTAGAAAG GCTGTATATCATATGCCAACAACAGAAAATGATAACCCCTCAGGAAGCATCCCGTTGGCTTTACAGAGTTTGTTTTATAAGCTTCAATATAATGACACTAGCGTGGCTACAAAAGAACTGACCAAGTCGTTTGGATGGGATACATATGATTCCTTCATGCAACATGATGTGCAAGAACTCAACAGAGTTCTATGTGAAAAGCTAGAAGACAAGATGAAG GGAACTGTTGTCGAAGGTACTATACAAAAGTTGTTTGAGGGGCATCATATGAATTACATTGAATGTATCAACGTTGACTTCAAATCTACAAGAAAAGAGTCATTTTATG ATCTACAACTTGATGTAAAAGGTTGTAAAGATGTTTATGCTTCCTTTGACAAGTATGTGGAAGTTGAGCGTCTTGAAGGAGATAACAAATATCAAGCCGAAGAACATGGTCTGCAG gaTGCAAAGAAGGGTGTCTTGTTCATTGACTTTCCTCCAGTTCTCCAGCTTCAGTTAAAGCGCTTTGAGTATGATTTTATGAGAGATACAATGGTCAAG ATAAATGACCGTTATGAATTTCCATTGGAGCTTGATCTTGATAGGGAAAATGGCAAATACTTGTCACCTGAAGCAGATAGAAGTGTTCGAAACCTCTACATGCTTCATAG TGTTCTGGTTCATAGTGGCGGGGTACATGGTGGACATTATTATGCTTTCATCCGGCCTACACTGACTGATCAATG GTATAAATTTGATGATGAGAGAGTCACTAAGGAAGATGTGAAAAAGGCATTAGAGGAGCAGTATGGTGGTGAGGAAGAG TTGCCGCAGACAAATCCTGGCTACAACAACACTCCATTCAAATTTACAAAATACTCAAATGCATACATGCTTGTTTATATTAGAGTGAGTGACAAGGATAAGATAATTTGTGATGTGGATGAGAAAGACATCGCGGAACATCTTCGG ATAAGACTGAGAAAGGAGCAAGAAGAAAAGGAAGATAAGAGAAGATATAAAGCGCAGGCTCATCTTTACACTATTATCAAG GTTGCACGAGACGAAGATTTGAAGGAACAGATTGGAAAGGATATATATTTTGATCTTGTTGATCATGACAAAGTCCGTAACTTTCGAATTCAGAAACAAATGCCTTTTAACCTTTTCAAG GAGGAGGTTGCCAAAGAATTTGGAATACCAGTTCAATTTCAGCGCTTCTGGATTTGGGCGAAAAGGCAGAACCACACTTATCGCCCAAACCGCCCATTAACTCCACATGAGGAAGCACAAACG GTTGGAGCTCTGAGGGAAGTTTCCAATAAAGCCCACAATGCTGAACTGAAATTGTTCCTGGAAGTAGAACGTGGACAG GATTTTCATCCTGTTCTTCCACCTGAAAAAATCAAGGATGACATACTTTTGTTCTTTAAGCTTTATGATCCTGAAAAAGAAGAGCTCCG GTATGCTGGTAGATTTTTTGTAAAAAGTTCTAGCAAGCCTGTCGAGATTTTGACAAAACTAAATGAATTGGCTGGATTTTCTCCTGATGAAGAGATTGAACTCTATGAGGTTTGCCTCATCTTATGTCATGCAGTACATTCAAACTGTCCTTGGCTCTTTAGCATGTATGGATCACTATTTGTTTATGCCATTTTCTTTGACATTTTACAGGAAATAAAATTTGAGCCTAATGTAATGTGTGAACGACTTGATAAAAGAGCTTCATTCCGGTTTAGTCag ATTGAAGATGGGGACATCATTTGCTTCCAGAAACAACCTCCTTCTGAGAGTGAAGAGCAACTCCGGTTTCCTGATGTCCCGTCATTTTTGGAATATGTGAAAAATCGACAG ATTGTACATTTTAGAACGTTGGAGAGACCCAAGGAAGATGAGTTTTGCCTAGAATT AGCGAAGAATCACACCTACGATGATGTTGTGGAAAGAGTTGCTCAACGTCTTGGattagatgatgcatctaaaaTTCGGCTCACTACTCACAATTGTTATTCTCAGCAACCAAAACCTAACCCCGTCAAATACAGATCAGTTGACCATTTGTTAGACATGCTTGTCCACTACAATCAG ATTTCTGATATACTGTATTATGAAGTGCTGGACATTCCCCTTCCAGAATTGCAATGCCTAAAAACGCTCAAAGTTGCATACCATCACGCCACAAAGGATGAG GCTATAATTCTCAATATCAGATTGCCAAAACAAAGTACTGTTGGAGATGTGCTCAATGAGATCAAAACAAAG GTAGAGTTGTCTCATCCAAATGCTGAACTCAGGCTCCTTGAAGTTTTCTACCATAAGATTTACAAG AGTTTTCCAATCAACGAGAAGATTGAGAACATAAATGATCAGTACTGGACACTACGTGCTGAAGAG ATTCCAGAAGAAGAGAAGAACATTGGACCCAATGATCGCTTGATTCATGTTTACCATTTCACAAAGGAGAATGCTCAGAATCAAGTG CAAGTCCAGAACTTTGGTGAGCCCTTCTTTTTGGTCATACATGAGGGTGAAACATTGGCGGATATTAAACTACGCATTCAAAAGAAATTGCAGGTTCCCGATGACGAATTTTCGAAG TGGAAATTTGCCTTTTTGTCACTGGGACGTCCGGAGTATCTCGACGATGCTGACATTGTCTCCAGTCGTTTTCAG AGAAGAGATGTTTATGGTGCTTGGGAGCAGTACCTTGGGTTAGAACACTCTGATACTACTCCTAAAAGGGCTTATTCTGCGAATCAG AACCGCCACATGTTCGAGAAGCCAGTGAAAATAtacaattaa
- the LOC140875437 gene encoding ubiquitin C-terminal hydrolase 12-like isoform X2, producing the protein MTMMTPQPLDQQEDEEMLVPHSDLVDGPQPLVEGPQPMEVAAAESNGTVENQAIDEPQASHFTWTIENFSRLNMKKLYSDAFTVGGYKWRVLIFPKGNNVEYLSMYLDVADSATLPYGWNRYAQFSLAVVNQMHNKYTVKKDTQHQFNQRESDWGFTSFMPLSELYDPNKGYLVNDTCVVEADVAVRKVVDYWAYDSKKETGYVGLKNQGATCYMNSLLQTLYHIPYFRKAVYHMPTTENDNPSGSIPLALQSLFYKLQYNDTSVATKELTKSFGWDTYDSFMQHDVQELNRVLCEKLEDKMKGTVVEGTIQKLFEGHHMNYIECINVDFKSTRKESFYDLQLDVKGCKDVYASFDKYVEVERLEGDNKYQAEEHGLQDAKKGVLFIDFPPVLQLQLKRFEYDFMRDTMVKINDRYEFPLELDLDRENGKYLSPEADRSVRNLYMLHSVLVHSGGVHGGHYYAFIRPTLTDQWYKFDDERVTKEDVKKALEEQYGGEEEVMHLPFEFDLALPPGILHISFFILQLPQTNPGYNNTPFKFTKYSNAYMLVYIRVSDKDKIICDVDEKDIAEHLRIRLRKEQEEKEDKRRYKAQAHLYTIIKVARDEDLKEQIGKDIYFDLVDHDKVRNFRIQKQMPFNLFKEEVAKEFGIPVQFQRFWIWAKRQNHTYRPNRPLTPHEEAQTVGALREVSNKAHNAELKLFLEVERGQDFHPVLPPEKIKDDILLFFKLYDPEKEELRYAGRFFVKSSSKPVEILTKLNELAGFSPDEEIELYEEIKFEPNVMCERLDKRASFRFSQIEDGDIICFQKQPPSESEEQLRFPDVPSFLEYVKNRQIVHFRTLERPKEDEFCLELAKNHTYDDVVERVAQRLGLDDASKIRLTTHNCYSQQPKPNPVKYRSVDHLLDMLVHYNQISDILYYEVLDIPLPELQCLKTLKVAYHHATKDEAIILNIRLPKQSTVGDVLNEIKTKVELSHPNAELRLLEVFYHKIYKSFPINEKIENINDQYWTLRAEEIPEEEKNIGPNDRLIHVYHFTKENAQNQVQVQNFGEPFFLVIHEGETLADIKLRIQKKLQVPDDEFSKWKFAFLSLGRPEYLDDADIVSSRFQRRDVYGAWEQYLGLEHSDTTPKRAYSANQNRHMFEKPVKIYN; encoded by the exons ATGACGATGATGACACCTCAGCCGTTGGAT CAACAAGAAGATGAAGAGATGCTAGTGCCGCACTCAGATTTAGTTGATGGTCCGCAGCCTTTGGTGGAAGGTCCGCAGCCTATGGAAG TGGCCGCAGCGGAGAGTAATGGTACTGTAGAAAACCAGGCCATCGATGAGCCACAGGCATCACACTTCACGTGGACGATCGAGAACTTTTCCCGATTGAATATGAAGAAGCTTTATTCTGATGCCTTCACTGTTGGAGGTTATAAATG GCGGGTGCTTATATTTCCTAAAGGAAATAATGTGGAGTACTTGTCGATGTATTTAGATGTGGCTGATTCAGCAACCTTGCCTTATGGGTGGAATAGATATGCACAGTTTAGTTTGGCGGTAGTTAATCAGATGCATAACAAGTATACCGTCAAAAAGG ACACACAACACCAATTCAATCAAAGGGAGAGTGATTGGGGTTTCACATCTTTCATGCCTCTTAGCGAGCTTTACGATCCTAATAAAGGGTACCTCGTGAATGATACTTGTGTTGTTGAAGCTGATGTGGCTGTACGTAAGGTTGTTGATTACTGGGCATATGACTCAAAGAAGGAGACAGGCTACGTCGGACTTAAGAACCAGGGAGCTACTTGTTACATGAACTCGTTGCTCCAAACCTTGTACCATATCCCTTACTTTAGAAAG GCTGTATATCATATGCCAACAACAGAAAATGATAACCCCTCAGGAAGCATCCCGTTGGCTTTACAGAGTTTGTTTTATAAGCTTCAATATAATGACACTAGCGTGGCTACAAAAGAACTGACCAAGTCGTTTGGATGGGATACATATGATTCCTTCATGCAACATGATGTGCAAGAACTCAACAGAGTTCTATGTGAAAAGCTAGAAGACAAGATGAAG GGAACTGTTGTCGAAGGTACTATACAAAAGTTGTTTGAGGGGCATCATATGAATTACATTGAATGTATCAACGTTGACTTCAAATCTACAAGAAAAGAGTCATTTTATG ATCTACAACTTGATGTAAAAGGTTGTAAAGATGTTTATGCTTCCTTTGACAAGTATGTGGAAGTTGAGCGTCTTGAAGGAGATAACAAATATCAAGCCGAAGAACATGGTCTGCAG gaTGCAAAGAAGGGTGTCTTGTTCATTGACTTTCCTCCAGTTCTCCAGCTTCAGTTAAAGCGCTTTGAGTATGATTTTATGAGAGATACAATGGTCAAG ATAAATGACCGTTATGAATTTCCATTGGAGCTTGATCTTGATAGGGAAAATGGCAAATACTTGTCACCTGAAGCAGATAGAAGTGTTCGAAACCTCTACATGCTTCATAG TGTTCTGGTTCATAGTGGCGGGGTACATGGTGGACATTATTATGCTTTCATCCGGCCTACACTGACTGATCAATG GTATAAATTTGATGATGAGAGAGTCACTAAGGAAGATGTGAAAAAGGCATTAGAGGAGCAGTATGGTGGTGAGGAAGAGGTGATGCACTTACCTTTTGAATTTGATCTTGCCCTACCTCCTGGtatcttacatatctcttttttCATTCTGCAGTTGCCGCAGACAAATCCTGGCTACAACAACACTCCATTCAAATTTACAAAATACTCAAATGCATACATGCTTGTTTATATTAGAGTGAGTGACAAGGATAAGATAATTTGTGATGTGGATGAGAAAGACATCGCGGAACATCTTCGG ATAAGACTGAGAAAGGAGCAAGAAGAAAAGGAAGATAAGAGAAGATATAAAGCGCAGGCTCATCTTTACACTATTATCAAG GTTGCACGAGACGAAGATTTGAAGGAACAGATTGGAAAGGATATATATTTTGATCTTGTTGATCATGACAAAGTCCGTAACTTTCGAATTCAGAAACAAATGCCTTTTAACCTTTTCAAG GAGGAGGTTGCCAAAGAATTTGGAATACCAGTTCAATTTCAGCGCTTCTGGATTTGGGCGAAAAGGCAGAACCACACTTATCGCCCAAACCGCCCATTAACTCCACATGAGGAAGCACAAACG GTTGGAGCTCTGAGGGAAGTTTCCAATAAAGCCCACAATGCTGAACTGAAATTGTTCCTGGAAGTAGAACGTGGACAG GATTTTCATCCTGTTCTTCCACCTGAAAAAATCAAGGATGACATACTTTTGTTCTTTAAGCTTTATGATCCTGAAAAAGAAGAGCTCCG GTATGCTGGTAGATTTTTTGTAAAAAGTTCTAGCAAGCCTGTCGAGATTTTGACAAAACTAAATGAATTGGCTGGATTTTCTCCTGATGAAGAGATTGAACTCTATGAG GAAATAAAATTTGAGCCTAATGTAATGTGTGAACGACTTGATAAAAGAGCTTCATTCCGGTTTAGTCag ATTGAAGATGGGGACATCATTTGCTTCCAGAAACAACCTCCTTCTGAGAGTGAAGAGCAACTCCGGTTTCCTGATGTCCCGTCATTTTTGGAATATGTGAAAAATCGACAG ATTGTACATTTTAGAACGTTGGAGAGACCCAAGGAAGATGAGTTTTGCCTAGAATT AGCGAAGAATCACACCTACGATGATGTTGTGGAAAGAGTTGCTCAACGTCTTGGattagatgatgcatctaaaaTTCGGCTCACTACTCACAATTGTTATTCTCAGCAACCAAAACCTAACCCCGTCAAATACAGATCAGTTGACCATTTGTTAGACATGCTTGTCCACTACAATCAG ATTTCTGATATACTGTATTATGAAGTGCTGGACATTCCCCTTCCAGAATTGCAATGCCTAAAAACGCTCAAAGTTGCATACCATCACGCCACAAAGGATGAG GCTATAATTCTCAATATCAGATTGCCAAAACAAAGTACTGTTGGAGATGTGCTCAATGAGATCAAAACAAAG GTAGAGTTGTCTCATCCAAATGCTGAACTCAGGCTCCTTGAAGTTTTCTACCATAAGATTTACAAG AGTTTTCCAATCAACGAGAAGATTGAGAACATAAATGATCAGTACTGGACACTACGTGCTGAAGAG ATTCCAGAAGAAGAGAAGAACATTGGACCCAATGATCGCTTGATTCATGTTTACCATTTCACAAAGGAGAATGCTCAGAATCAAGTG CAAGTCCAGAACTTTGGTGAGCCCTTCTTTTTGGTCATACATGAGGGTGAAACATTGGCGGATATTAAACTACGCATTCAAAAGAAATTGCAGGTTCCCGATGACGAATTTTCGAAG TGGAAATTTGCCTTTTTGTCACTGGGACGTCCGGAGTATCTCGACGATGCTGACATTGTCTCCAGTCGTTTTCAG AGAAGAGATGTTTATGGTGCTTGGGAGCAGTACCTTGGGTTAGAACACTCTGATACTACTCCTAAAAGGGCTTATTCTGCGAATCAG AACCGCCACATGTTCGAGAAGCCAGTGAAAATAtacaattaa
- the LOC140875437 gene encoding ubiquitin C-terminal hydrolase 12-like isoform X3, which translates to MTMMTPQPLDQQEDEEMLVPHSDLVDGPQPLVEGPQPMEVAAAESNGTVENQAIDEPQASHFTWTIENFSRLNMKKLYSDAFTVGGYKWRVLIFPKGNNVEYLSMYLDVADSATLPYGWNRYAQFSLAVVNQMHNKYTVKKDTQHQFNQRESDWGFTSFMPLSELYDPNKGYLVNDTCVVEADVAVRKVVDYWAYDSKKETGYVGLKNQGATCYMNSLLQTLYHIPYFRKAVYHMPTTENDNPSGSIPLALQSLFYKLQYNDTSVATKELTKSFGWDTYDSFMQHDVQELNRVLCEKLEDKMKGTVVEGTIQKLFEGHHMNYIECINVDFKSTRKESFYDLQLDVKGCKDVYASFDKYVEVERLEGDNKYQAEEHGLQDAKKGVLFIDFPPVLQLQLKRFEYDFMRDTMVKINDRYEFPLELDLDRENGKYLSPEADRSVRNLYMLHSVLVHSGGVHGGHYYAFIRPTLTDQWYKFDDERVTKEDVKKALEEQYGGEEELPQTNPGYNNTPFKFTKYSNAYMLVYIRVSDKDKIICDVDEKDIAEHLRIRLRKEQEEKEDKRRYKAQAHLYTIIKVARDEDLKEQIGKDIYFDLVDHDKVRNFRIQKQMPFNLFKEEVAKEFGIPVQFQRFWIWAKRQNHTYRPNRPLTPHEEAQTVGALREVSNKAHNAELKLFLEVERGQDFHPVLPPEKIKDDILLFFKLYDPEKEELRYAGRFFVKSSSKPVEILTKLNELAGFSPDEEIELYEEIKFEPNVMCERLDKRASFRFSQIEDGDIICFQKQPPSESEEQLRFPDVPSFLEYVKNRQIVHFRTLERPKEDEFCLELAKNHTYDDVVERVAQRLGLDDASKIRLTTHNCYSQQPKPNPVKYRSVDHLLDMLVHYNQISDILYYEVLDIPLPELQCLKTLKVAYHHATKDEAIILNIRLPKQSTVGDVLNEIKTKVELSHPNAELRLLEVFYHKIYKSFPINEKIENINDQYWTLRAEEIPEEEKNIGPNDRLIHVYHFTKENAQNQVQVQNFGEPFFLVIHEGETLADIKLRIQKKLQVPDDEFSKWKFAFLSLGRPEYLDDADIVSSRFQRRDVYGAWEQYLGLEHSDTTPKRAYSANQNRHMFEKPVKIYN; encoded by the exons ATGACGATGATGACACCTCAGCCGTTGGAT CAACAAGAAGATGAAGAGATGCTAGTGCCGCACTCAGATTTAGTTGATGGTCCGCAGCCTTTGGTGGAAGGTCCGCAGCCTATGGAAG TGGCCGCAGCGGAGAGTAATGGTACTGTAGAAAACCAGGCCATCGATGAGCCACAGGCATCACACTTCACGTGGACGATCGAGAACTTTTCCCGATTGAATATGAAGAAGCTTTATTCTGATGCCTTCACTGTTGGAGGTTATAAATG GCGGGTGCTTATATTTCCTAAAGGAAATAATGTGGAGTACTTGTCGATGTATTTAGATGTGGCTGATTCAGCAACCTTGCCTTATGGGTGGAATAGATATGCACAGTTTAGTTTGGCGGTAGTTAATCAGATGCATAACAAGTATACCGTCAAAAAGG ACACACAACACCAATTCAATCAAAGGGAGAGTGATTGGGGTTTCACATCTTTCATGCCTCTTAGCGAGCTTTACGATCCTAATAAAGGGTACCTCGTGAATGATACTTGTGTTGTTGAAGCTGATGTGGCTGTACGTAAGGTTGTTGATTACTGGGCATATGACTCAAAGAAGGAGACAGGCTACGTCGGACTTAAGAACCAGGGAGCTACTTGTTACATGAACTCGTTGCTCCAAACCTTGTACCATATCCCTTACTTTAGAAAG GCTGTATATCATATGCCAACAACAGAAAATGATAACCCCTCAGGAAGCATCCCGTTGGCTTTACAGAGTTTGTTTTATAAGCTTCAATATAATGACACTAGCGTGGCTACAAAAGAACTGACCAAGTCGTTTGGATGGGATACATATGATTCCTTCATGCAACATGATGTGCAAGAACTCAACAGAGTTCTATGTGAAAAGCTAGAAGACAAGATGAAG GGAACTGTTGTCGAAGGTACTATACAAAAGTTGTTTGAGGGGCATCATATGAATTACATTGAATGTATCAACGTTGACTTCAAATCTACAAGAAAAGAGTCATTTTATG ATCTACAACTTGATGTAAAAGGTTGTAAAGATGTTTATGCTTCCTTTGACAAGTATGTGGAAGTTGAGCGTCTTGAAGGAGATAACAAATATCAAGCCGAAGAACATGGTCTGCAG gaTGCAAAGAAGGGTGTCTTGTTCATTGACTTTCCTCCAGTTCTCCAGCTTCAGTTAAAGCGCTTTGAGTATGATTTTATGAGAGATACAATGGTCAAG ATAAATGACCGTTATGAATTTCCATTGGAGCTTGATCTTGATAGGGAAAATGGCAAATACTTGTCACCTGAAGCAGATAGAAGTGTTCGAAACCTCTACATGCTTCATAG TGTTCTGGTTCATAGTGGCGGGGTACATGGTGGACATTATTATGCTTTCATCCGGCCTACACTGACTGATCAATG GTATAAATTTGATGATGAGAGAGTCACTAAGGAAGATGTGAAAAAGGCATTAGAGGAGCAGTATGGTGGTGAGGAAGAG TTGCCGCAGACAAATCCTGGCTACAACAACACTCCATTCAAATTTACAAAATACTCAAATGCATACATGCTTGTTTATATTAGAGTGAGTGACAAGGATAAGATAATTTGTGATGTGGATGAGAAAGACATCGCGGAACATCTTCGG ATAAGACTGAGAAAGGAGCAAGAAGAAAAGGAAGATAAGAGAAGATATAAAGCGCAGGCTCATCTTTACACTATTATCAAG GTTGCACGAGACGAAGATTTGAAGGAACAGATTGGAAAGGATATATATTTTGATCTTGTTGATCATGACAAAGTCCGTAACTTTCGAATTCAGAAACAAATGCCTTTTAACCTTTTCAAG GAGGAGGTTGCCAAAGAATTTGGAATACCAGTTCAATTTCAGCGCTTCTGGATTTGGGCGAAAAGGCAGAACCACACTTATCGCCCAAACCGCCCATTAACTCCACATGAGGAAGCACAAACG GTTGGAGCTCTGAGGGAAGTTTCCAATAAAGCCCACAATGCTGAACTGAAATTGTTCCTGGAAGTAGAACGTGGACAG GATTTTCATCCTGTTCTTCCACCTGAAAAAATCAAGGATGACATACTTTTGTTCTTTAAGCTTTATGATCCTGAAAAAGAAGAGCTCCG GTATGCTGGTAGATTTTTTGTAAAAAGTTCTAGCAAGCCTGTCGAGATTTTGACAAAACTAAATGAATTGGCTGGATTTTCTCCTGATGAAGAGATTGAACTCTATGAG GAAATAAAATTTGAGCCTAATGTAATGTGTGAACGACTTGATAAAAGAGCTTCATTCCGGTTTAGTCag ATTGAAGATGGGGACATCATTTGCTTCCAGAAACAACCTCCTTCTGAGAGTGAAGAGCAACTCCGGTTTCCTGATGTCCCGTCATTTTTGGAATATGTGAAAAATCGACAG ATTGTACATTTTAGAACGTTGGAGAGACCCAAGGAAGATGAGTTTTGCCTAGAATT AGCGAAGAATCACACCTACGATGATGTTGTGGAAAGAGTTGCTCAACGTCTTGGattagatgatgcatctaaaaTTCGGCTCACTACTCACAATTGTTATTCTCAGCAACCAAAACCTAACCCCGTCAAATACAGATCAGTTGACCATTTGTTAGACATGCTTGTCCACTACAATCAG ATTTCTGATATACTGTATTATGAAGTGCTGGACATTCCCCTTCCAGAATTGCAATGCCTAAAAACGCTCAAAGTTGCATACCATCACGCCACAAAGGATGAG GCTATAATTCTCAATATCAGATTGCCAAAACAAAGTACTGTTGGAGATGTGCTCAATGAGATCAAAACAAAG GTAGAGTTGTCTCATCCAAATGCTGAACTCAGGCTCCTTGAAGTTTTCTACCATAAGATTTACAAG AGTTTTCCAATCAACGAGAAGATTGAGAACATAAATGATCAGTACTGGACACTACGTGCTGAAGAG ATTCCAGAAGAAGAGAAGAACATTGGACCCAATGATCGCTTGATTCATGTTTACCATTTCACAAAGGAGAATGCTCAGAATCAAGTG CAAGTCCAGAACTTTGGTGAGCCCTTCTTTTTGGTCATACATGAGGGTGAAACATTGGCGGATATTAAACTACGCATTCAAAAGAAATTGCAGGTTCCCGATGACGAATTTTCGAAG TGGAAATTTGCCTTTTTGTCACTGGGACGTCCGGAGTATCTCGACGATGCTGACATTGTCTCCAGTCGTTTTCAG AGAAGAGATGTTTATGGTGCTTGGGAGCAGTACCTTGGGTTAGAACACTCTGATACTACTCCTAAAAGGGCTTATTCTGCGAATCAG AACCGCCACATGTTCGAGAAGCCAGTGAAAATAtacaattaa